A genomic window from Candidatus Saccharibacteria bacterium includes:
- the ftsA gene encoding cell division protein FtsA yields the protein MNETKYAVGVDIGTDTVKVVVGHVGGKASAEETSAMSSQDKVTIIGVGTHKNSGMRKGTIVNLDKTAEAIDRALEKAERMSGYHIDAATVNINGSHIVGLSSRGVVAVGAGGQTIGHDELARVEEAATVVQLPANREILDVTPRSYKLDSQDGIRDPFGMTGVRLEVDAYMITALSPHMKNLEKVLEMTELTPHHVIVSGLASARAVLDDQLRENGVVLIDMGATTTNVTVFEEGDIIHAAVLPIGSNNITNDLAIGLKTELDIAERVKVEHAVAAPELRRGSESKVAVKIGGGATAKSIEFSAEAIDEIVEARLAEIFELVNHELRKIKRLAKLPGGAVLTGGGAKLRGIADYAREVLSMNAHVGKLPEFGGMGDKVNDPSFTTVAGLMFLDAEVSAGGANGRSDGGLLGGLMSKLGSLFSGKNKR from the coding sequence ATGAATGAAACAAAATATGCAGTGGGTGTCGATATAGGTACAGACACCGTAAAAGTAGTAGTCGGCCACGTTGGCGGCAAGGCTTCGGCCGAGGAAACGTCAGCGATGTCTTCGCAGGACAAAGTGACGATTATCGGTGTGGGCACACACAAAAATTCAGGTATGCGCAAGGGTACAATTGTGAATCTGGACAAAACTGCTGAGGCTATTGATCGAGCCCTCGAAAAAGCGGAACGCATGAGCGGCTATCATATCGATGCAGCGACAGTTAATATCAACGGCTCACATATTGTCGGTTTATCTTCGCGCGGTGTGGTGGCGGTGGGCGCTGGTGGTCAGACGATCGGTCATGATGAACTGGCCCGGGTAGAGGAAGCGGCTACTGTGGTCCAACTACCAGCTAATCGTGAGATCCTCGATGTGACGCCGCGTAGCTATAAACTCGATAGCCAGGACGGTATTCGTGATCCATTTGGTATGACCGGCGTGCGATTAGAGGTTGATGCCTACATGATCACGGCACTGTCGCCACATATGAAGAACTTGGAAAAAGTGTTAGAGATGACGGAGTTGACGCCACACCATGTTATTGTGAGTGGACTAGCGTCGGCGCGAGCGGTGTTGGACGATCAGCTGCGCGAGAACGGCGTGGTCTTGATCGATATGGGCGCAACAACGACCAATGTGACGGTTTTCGAGGAGGGCGATATTATTCATGCCGCTGTGTTGCCGATTGGATCAAATAATATTACGAATGATCTAGCAATTGGCCTCAAAACTGAATTAGACATTGCTGAACGAGTCAAAGTTGAACACGCTGTTGCGGCTCCGGAGCTGCGTCGCGGTTCGGAATCCAAAGTTGCGGTGAAAATCGGTGGTGGGGCAACGGCTAAATCGATCGAGTTTAGTGCTGAGGCGATCGATGAAATAGTCGAGGCACGTTTGGCCGAGATATTTGAACTCGTCAATCATGAGCTAAGGAAGATCAAGCGACTGGCTAAACTACCTGGTGGGGCGGTGCTAACTGGCGGCGGCGCGAAACTACGCGGCATTGCCGATTACGCCCGAGAAGTTTTGTCGATGAATGCTCATGTCGGTAAATTGCCAGAATTCGGCGGCATGGGCGACAAGGTTAATGATCCGAGTTTTACGACGGTTGCGGGGCTAATGTTCCTAGATGCCGAGGTGTCGGCTGGCGGTGCAAATGGTCGCAGTGACGGCGGATTACTAGGCGGATTGATGTCGAAATTAGGCAGCCTGTTCTCTGGTAAAAACAAGCGTTGA